One Kitasatospora sp. NBC_01266 genomic window carries:
- a CDS encoding SDR family oxidoreductase yields the protein MARRIKDIAVPDQRGRLAVVTGSNSGIGFETARRLALAGAEVVLAVRDEARGESAAERIRADGGKRVSVMALDLASLASVASFADVLHERGRPVDLLINNAGVMGVPTRCTTRDGFELQFGTNHLGHFALTGRLLPLLRAAAAPRVVTVSSLSLWLARLDPPGLNGERRYRPMGSYARSKLANLMFALELDRLSARQGWGVRSIAAHPGSSRTNIAISGHGLGRAPGAFNPQALMMNVPGVCQHPARGALPLLVAATSAAAVGGGYYGPDGIGELAGLPAAARVPRRATELAAAVRLWRQSEELTGVAFPA from the coding sequence ATGGCCCGTCGGATCAAGGACATCGCGGTACCTGACCAGCGCGGCCGGCTGGCCGTGGTGACAGGATCGAACAGCGGAATAGGGTTCGAGACCGCGCGCCGACTGGCGCTGGCGGGCGCGGAAGTGGTGCTGGCGGTCCGGGACGAGGCCAGGGGCGAGTCGGCCGCCGAGCGGATCCGGGCGGACGGCGGGAAGCGGGTCAGCGTGATGGCGCTGGACCTGGCCAGCCTGGCCTCGGTGGCCTCCTTCGCCGACGTGCTGCACGAGCGCGGCCGACCGGTGGACCTGCTGATCAACAACGCCGGGGTGATGGGCGTGCCGACCCGGTGCACCACCAGGGACGGCTTCGAGCTGCAGTTCGGCACCAACCACCTGGGCCACTTCGCGCTCACCGGCCGCCTGCTGCCGCTGCTGCGCGCGGCTGCCGCGCCCCGGGTGGTGACCGTCTCCAGCCTCTCGCTCTGGCTGGCCAGGCTCGACCCGCCGGGCCTCAACGGCGAGCGCCGCTACCGCCCGATGGGCAGCTACGCCAGGTCCAAGCTGGCCAACCTGATGTTCGCGCTGGAGCTGGACCGGCTCAGCGCCCGGCAGGGCTGGGGCGTGCGCAGCATCGCCGCGCACCCCGGGTCGTCCCGGACCAACATCGCGATCAGCGGCCACGGGCTCGGGCGGGCGCCAGGGGCGTTCAACCCGCAGGCCCTGATGATGAACGTGCCCGGGGTCTGCCAGCACCCGGCGCGCGGGGCGCTGCCGCTGCTGGTCGCGGCGACCAGTGCGGCGGCGGTCGGCGGCGGGTACTACGGGCCGGACGGGATCGGCGAGTTGGCCGGTCTGCCGGCGGCGGCCCGGGTGCCCAGGCGGGCGACCGAGCTGGCTGCCGCGGTCCGGCTGTGGCGGCAGTCGGAGGAGCTGACGGGCGTGGCCTTCCCGGCCTGA
- a CDS encoding precorrin-2 C(20)-methyltransferase, with protein sequence MTGRLYGIGLGPGDPSLLTVRAAELIGKADVIAYHSARHGRSIARSIAERYLTGSQLEEKLVYPITVETTDHPGGYRGALEDFYEEAAARLAAHLDAGLDVAVLAEGDPFFYGSYQHMHKRLAHRYPTEVVPGVTSISAAAARLGTPLVEAEEVLTVIPGTLPEEELTARLAATDSAVIMKLGRTFPTVRRALERSGRLDEARYVERATMPGERTAPLAEVDPQTVPYFSVAVLPSRINHPKPEPEQGEVVVVGTGPAGPLWLTPEARGALAGATDLVGYTTYLDRVPVRAGQRRHGSDNKVEAERAEFALDLARRGHRVAVVSSGDPGVFAMATAVLEAACAEPYREVPVRVLPGMTAAHAAASRAGAPLGHDYAVVSLSDRLKPWSVVAERLRAAAAADLVLALYNPGSRSRTTQVGLARDLLLEHRAADTPVVLARDVGGPTERVRTVRLGELDPAEVDMRTILLIGSSQTQAVDRGDGTEVVWTPRRYPER encoded by the coding sequence ATGACGGGCCGGCTCTACGGGATCGGGCTGGGCCCCGGCGATCCCTCGCTGCTCACCGTGCGCGCCGCCGAGCTGATCGGCAAGGCCGACGTGATCGCCTACCACAGCGCCCGGCACGGCCGGTCGATCGCCCGGTCCATCGCCGAACGGTATCTGACGGGCAGTCAGCTCGAGGAGAAGCTGGTCTACCCGATCACCGTGGAGACCACCGACCACCCCGGCGGCTACCGGGGCGCGCTGGAGGACTTCTACGAGGAGGCCGCCGCCCGGCTGGCCGCCCACCTGGACGCCGGCCTGGACGTGGCGGTGCTCGCCGAGGGCGACCCGTTCTTCTACGGCTCCTACCAGCACATGCACAAGCGCCTCGCGCACCGCTACCCGACCGAGGTGGTCCCTGGCGTCACCTCGATCAGCGCCGCCGCCGCCCGGCTCGGCACCCCGCTGGTGGAGGCGGAGGAGGTGCTCACCGTCATCCCGGGCACGCTGCCCGAGGAGGAGCTGACCGCCCGGCTGGCCGCCACCGACTCCGCCGTGATCATGAAGCTGGGCCGCACCTTCCCGACCGTGCGCCGCGCGCTGGAGCGCTCGGGCCGGCTGGACGAGGCCCGCTACGTGGAGCGCGCCACGATGCCGGGCGAGCGGACCGCGCCGCTGGCGGAGGTGGACCCGCAGACCGTGCCGTACTTCTCGGTCGCGGTGCTGCCGAGCAGGATCAACCACCCCAAGCCCGAACCGGAGCAGGGCGAGGTGGTGGTGGTCGGCACCGGCCCCGCCGGTCCGCTCTGGCTGACCCCCGAGGCGCGCGGCGCGCTCGCGGGCGCCACCGACCTGGTCGGCTACACCACCTACCTCGACCGGGTCCCGGTCCGGGCCGGTCAGCGCCGGCACGGCTCGGACAACAAGGTCGAGGCCGAGCGCGCCGAGTTCGCGCTGGACCTGGCCCGGCGCGGCCACCGGGTCGCGGTGGTCTCCTCCGGCGACCCGGGCGTCTTCGCGATGGCCACCGCCGTACTGGAGGCCGCCTGCGCCGAGCCCTACCGCGAGGTCCCGGTGCGGGTGCTGCCCGGGATGACCGCCGCGCACGCCGCCGCCTCCCGGGCCGGCGCGCCGCTGGGCCACGACTACGCGGTGGTCTCGCTCTCCGACCGGCTCAAGCCCTGGTCGGTGGTCGCCGAGCGGCTGCGCGCGGCGGCCGCGGCCGACCTGGTGCTCGCGCTCTACAACCCCGGCTCGCGCAGCCGCACCACCCAGGTGGGCCTGGCCCGCGACCTGCTGCTGGAGCACCGCGCGGCGGACACCCCCGTGGTGCTGGCCCGCGACGTCGGCGGCCCGACCGAGCGGGTGCGCACCGTGCGGCTGGGCGAGTTGGACCCGGCCGAGGTGGACATGCGGACCATCCTGCTGATCGGCTCCTCGCAGACCCAGGCGGTCGACCGGGGCGACGGCACCGAGGTGGTCTGGACCCCGCGCCGCTACCCGGAGCGCTGA
- a CDS encoding precorrin-8X methylmutase — translation MIEYEKDGAAIYRESFATIRAEADLAGLPADVAQVAVRMIHACGMTDLVADLLWTPGVVADARAALRAGAPILCDVSMVASGVTRKRLPADNEVICTLSDPRVPGLAAELGTTRSAAAMELWLDRLEGSVVAVGNAPTSLFRLLEMIEAGAPRPAAVIGVPVGFVGAAESKQALAEHPSGLEHLVVRGRRGGSAIAAAALNAIASEVE, via the coding sequence GTGATCGAGTACGAGAAGGACGGCGCGGCGATCTACCGCGAGTCCTTTGCCACCATCCGCGCCGAGGCGGACCTGGCGGGCCTGCCGGCCGACGTCGCCCAGGTCGCGGTGCGGATGATCCACGCCTGCGGGATGACCGACCTGGTCGCCGACCTGCTCTGGACCCCCGGCGTGGTGGCGGACGCCCGGGCCGCGCTGCGGGCCGGCGCGCCCATCCTGTGCGATGTCTCGATGGTGGCCAGCGGGGTGACCCGCAAGCGGCTGCCCGCCGACAACGAGGTCATCTGCACCCTCTCCGATCCGCGGGTGCCGGGCCTGGCGGCCGAGCTGGGGACCACCCGCAGCGCGGCGGCCATGGAGCTCTGGCTGGACCGGCTGGAGGGCTCGGTGGTGGCCGTCGGGAACGCGCCGACCTCGCTCTTCCGGCTGCTGGAGATGATCGAGGCGGGCGCGCCGCGCCCGGCCGCGGTGATCGGCGTGCCGGTCGGCTTCGTCGGTGCCGCCGAGTCCAAGCAGGCGCTGGCCGAGCACCCCTCGGGACTGGAGCACCTGGTGGTGCGCGGCCGGCGGGGCGGCAGCGCGATCGCCGCCGCCGCGCTCAACGCGATTGCGAGTGAGGTCGAATGA